A stretch of Shewanella dokdonensis DNA encodes these proteins:
- the upp gene encoding uracil phosphoribosyltransferase has protein sequence MKVVEVKHPLVRHKIGLMREGDISTKRFRELASEVGSLLTYEATADFETETVTIQGWNGPVEVEQIKGKKVTVVPILRAGLGMMDGVLENIPSARISVVGMYRDEKTLEPVPYFEKLASDLNERLALVVDPMLATGGSMIATIDLLKQRGCTSIKALVLVAAPEGLKALEKAHPDVELYCASIDRCLNENGYILPGLGDAGDKIFGTK, from the coding sequence ATGAAAGTTGTCGAGGTTAAACACCCACTGGTCCGTCACAAAATTGGTCTGATGCGCGAAGGCGACATCAGCACCAAGCGTTTTCGTGAGCTGGCCTCAGAGGTGGGCAGTTTATTAACCTACGAAGCAACAGCCGATTTTGAAACCGAAACTGTCACTATTCAGGGTTGGAATGGTCCGGTCGAAGTGGAACAGATCAAAGGCAAAAAAGTAACTGTAGTGCCCATTTTGCGCGCTGGTCTCGGAATGATGGACGGGGTTCTGGAAAATATTCCCAGTGCCCGAATTTCCGTTGTCGGCATGTATCGCGATGAAAAGACACTGGAACCAGTACCTTACTTTGAAAAACTCGCCAGCGATCTGAATGAACGCTTGGCATTAGTGGTCGACCCCATGTTGGCAACCGGTGGTTCAATGATTGCAACTATCGATTTGCTGAAACAACGGGGCTGTACCTCTATCAAAGCCTTGGTGCTGGTGGCGGCGCCAGAAGGTTTGAAAGCATTGGAAAAAGCCCATCCTGATGTAGAGCTTTACTGTGCGTCAATCGATCGTTGTCTCAATGAAAACGGTTATATTCTGCCGGGTCTCGGGGATGCCGGTGACAAAATCTTCGGTACCAAATAA